A single genomic interval of Juglans regia cultivar Chandler chromosome 1, Walnut 2.0, whole genome shotgun sequence harbors:
- the LOC108996821 gene encoding uncharacterized protein LOC108996821, which translates to MICDKMSMQSNLDCFLQCTTPVVQSQFLPKTEIRNLNRLWHPRERETVEYFTLGNLWNCYDEWSAYGAGVPIVLNNGETLVQYYVPYLSAIQIFTSNSSVNTSREETESGYCETRDFYSDSCSDESESEKLWRWDGCSSEDGGSEQENLCHLNDRLGYLYFQYFERSTPYGRVPLMDKINGLAQRYPGLMSLRSVDLSPASWMAIAWYPIYHIPMGRTIKDLSTCFLTYHTLSSSFQDMDLEDDLERDERKRKEGEGISLPPFGLATYKMQGNVWVSGNCGRDQERLVSLLSVADSWLKQLRVQHHDFDYFSGIRHG; encoded by the exons ATGATCTGTGATAAAATGTCAATGCAATCAAATCTTGACTGTTTCCTCCAATGCACAACTCCTGTGGTACAATCCCAGTTTCTTCCCAAG ACTGAGATTAGAAACCTAAATCGCCTATGGCATCCACGGGAGAGAGAAACAGTTGAATATTTCACCTTAGGAAATCTTTGGAATTGTTATGATGAATGGAGTGCATATGGGGCCGGAGTTCCGATCGTGTTGAACAACGGCGAGACCTTAGTTCAGTACTACGTGCCTTACCTCTCTGCAATCCAAATTTTCACAAGCAATTCATCTGTAAACACTTCGAG GGAAGAGACCGAGTCAGGATATTGTGAGACAAGGGATTTCTACAGTGATTCGTGCAGCGACGAGAGCGAGAGCGAGAAGTTATGGAGATGGGATGGATGCTCCTCAGAGGATGGAGGGTCTGAGCAAGAGAATCTTTGCCATCTGAATGATAGATTGGGCTACCTTTATTTTCAGTACTTTGAGAGATCAACTCCTTATGGCAGAGTTCCTCTAATGGATAAG ATTAATGGATTAGCTCAAAGATACCCTGGCTTGATGTCATTGAGGAGTGTGGATCTTTCCCCAGCTAGCTGGATGGCAATTGCTtg GTATCCAATTTATCACATTCCCATGGGAAGAACTATAAAAGATTTGTCCACATGCTTCCTCACTTACCACACGCTTTCATCTTCATTCCAAG aTATGGACCTCGAAGATGACCTTGAGCGTGacgaaagaaagagaaaggaaggGGAAGgcatctctcttcctccatttGGTTTGGCCACTTACAAGATGCAAGGAAACGTGTGGGTCTCGGGCAATTGTGGTCGGGACCAGGAGAGACTAGTGTCGCTTTTGAGCGTGGCAGATTCATGGCTAAAGCAATTGAGGGTCCAGCACCATGACTTCGACTACTTTTCAGGGATCAGACATGGCTAA